One window from the genome of Pseudonocardia hierapolitana encodes:
- a CDS encoding globin, with translation MTDPQNFYAEVGGAPVFEKLVRRFYEQVAEDEVLRPLYPEEDLGPAEERLRMFLEQYWGGPRTYSDQRGHPRLRMRHAPFKVGPIERDAWLRCMRVAVDDAGLDPAHRDQLWQYLTYAAASMVNSPF, from the coding sequence GTGACCGATCCTCAGAACTTCTACGCCGAGGTCGGCGGAGCCCCGGTCTTCGAGAAGCTCGTCCGGCGGTTCTACGAGCAGGTCGCCGAGGACGAGGTGCTCCGCCCCCTCTACCCGGAGGAAGACCTCGGCCCGGCCGAGGAGCGGCTACGGATGTTCCTCGAGCAGTACTGGGGCGGCCCGCGCACCTATTCGGACCAGCGCGGCCATCCCCGGCTCCGGATGCGGCACGCGCCGTTCAAGGTCGGGCCCATCGAGCGGGACGCCTGGCTGCGGTGCATGCGGGTGGCGGTCGACGACGCCGGCCTCGACCCCGCCCACCGCGACCAGCTGTGGCAGTACCTGACGTACGCGGCGGCCAGTATGGTGAACAGCCCCTTCTGA
- a CDS encoding mechanosensitive ion channel family protein: MTPAPLPPVPLPAVPLPAVPLPAAAFPAAAVPDQPTCAADAGSWCAEFYKVTNSDFLARSADTIVSTTFNVALIVVLCVVARYMLHRAINRIVEGATNSRISRLVGRAPRLRGNGGGNGATTPRRAQRARTIGSVLRSISSVVILTVGAIMVLAEFGVALAPILASAGIVGVAVGFGAQNLVRDFLSGMFMLMEDQYGVGDIIDAGEASGVVEAVGLRITTLRDHQGTVWYVRNGEILRVGNKSQGYAVAVIDLPLAHAADIPSASALAERAATERVAEKDVTDSVLEPPEMLGVERVGPEGVTLRLTVKVKPGEQFAVQRALNAAIADAFEDAGVPRPSVFPGAEPRPSIP; this comes from the coding sequence GTGACCCCCGCTCCCCTGCCCCCCGTTCCCCTACCCGCCGTTCCCCTACCCGCCGTTCCCCTACCCGCAGCAGCCTTCCCCGCAGCCGCCGTACCCGACCAACCCACCTGCGCTGCCGACGCAGGCAGCTGGTGCGCGGAGTTCTACAAGGTGACCAACAGCGACTTCCTCGCCCGTTCCGCCGACACGATCGTGTCCACGACGTTCAACGTGGCGCTGATCGTCGTTCTCTGCGTGGTGGCCAGGTACATGCTCCACCGCGCGATCAACCGCATCGTCGAGGGCGCCACCAACTCGCGGATCTCCCGGCTCGTCGGGCGCGCGCCGCGGCTGCGCGGCAACGGTGGCGGCAACGGCGCGACGACCCCGCGCCGCGCCCAGCGCGCCCGCACCATCGGCTCGGTGCTGCGCTCGATCAGCTCGGTCGTCATCCTCACGGTCGGCGCGATCATGGTGCTCGCCGAGTTCGGCGTGGCGCTCGCCCCGATCCTCGCCTCGGCCGGGATCGTGGGCGTCGCGGTCGGCTTCGGCGCCCAGAACCTCGTGCGCGACTTCCTCTCGGGCATGTTCATGCTGATGGAGGACCAGTACGGCGTCGGCGACATCATCGACGCCGGCGAGGCGAGCGGCGTCGTGGAGGCCGTCGGGCTGCGGATCACCACGTTGCGGGACCACCAGGGCACGGTCTGGTACGTCCGCAACGGCGAGATCCTGCGCGTGGGCAACAAGAGCCAGGGCTACGCCGTCGCGGTCATCGACCTGCCGCTCGCCCACGCCGCCGACATCCCCAGCGCGAGCGCCCTCGCCGAGCGTGCCGCCACCGAGCGCGTCGCCGAGAAGGACGTCACCGACTCGGTGCTGGAGCCGCCCGAGATGCTCGGCGTCGAGCGGGTCGGGCCGGAAGGGGTCACGCTGCGCCTGACCGTCAAGGTCAAGCCGGGTGAGCAGTTCGCCGTCCAGCGTGCACTCAACGCCGCCATCGCCGACGCGTTCGAGGACGCGGGCGTCCCGCGGCCCTCGGTCTTCCCGGGGGCGGAGCCCCGCCCCTCGATACCCTAG
- a CDS encoding prolyl oligopeptidase family serine peptidase, whose amino-acid sequence MNAPYPDAERLDLVEELHGHRVADPYRWLEDPDDPRTRAWSAAQDVLTREHLDGLAGRDGLATRLSELMSAGSVSAPLWRAGRRFGTRREPGQEHAVLHVREADGSERVLLDPVALDPTGRTTLDGWVPDLEGRLLAYQLSSGGDEHSVLHVLDVTTGEDVEPPIDRCRYSDVAWLPGGEEFVFVRMVAEDEVPEGEQAFHRRIWRHRVGTPTTDDELIDGPGLYDEHTYYGVHVSRDGGWLVVTGNIGTARRDSVWIAELSGAEKTPPLTPLLTQADDVQCHAWVDRDGLLYLHTTDGAPRWRLAVADPRTPAREHWRELVPEDPGSVLQAVRRLERPDGAPLLALARTRHAVAEVALHDAADGRLHDTVPLPGTGSLTGFSVADRDTPAEAGRLWLGWTDLVTPPEVHRFDLATGETVREEAAPGAVDVPAVRTEHREFTSADGTTVRMFVICPPDASGPRPALVTGYGGFGISREPAYTASALSWVEAGGTFALVSLRGGGEEGEEWHLAGNRANKQNVFDDLHAAATALIDAGDTTADRLAIMGGSNGGLLVGAALTQRPDLYRAVVCSAPLLDMVRYEEFSLGRTWNDEYGTAADPEELGWLLNYSPYHHVHEDVAYPAVLFTVFDSDTRVDPLHARKMCAALQHATTGDPHTRPILIRRETDVGHGARAVSRSVALAVDQLSFVAAHTGLELS is encoded by the coding sequence GTGAACGCTCCCTACCCGGACGCCGAGCGCCTCGATCTGGTCGAGGAGCTGCACGGCCACCGTGTCGCCGACCCGTACCGGTGGCTCGAGGATCCGGACGACCCGCGCACGCGGGCGTGGTCGGCTGCGCAGGACGTGCTGACCAGGGAGCACCTCGACGGGCTCGCGGGCCGGGACGGGCTCGCCACCCGGCTCAGCGAACTCATGTCGGCCGGGTCGGTGTCGGCTCCGCTGTGGCGGGCCGGTCGCCGGTTCGGCACCCGCCGCGAGCCCGGGCAGGAGCACGCCGTGCTGCACGTCCGGGAGGCCGACGGCAGCGAGCGGGTGCTGCTGGACCCGGTGGCGCTCGACCCCACCGGACGCACGACGCTCGACGGCTGGGTCCCGGACCTCGAGGGCAGGCTGCTGGCCTACCAGCTCTCCAGCGGGGGCGACGAGCACTCGGTGCTGCACGTGCTCGACGTCACGACGGGCGAGGACGTGGAGCCGCCGATCGACCGCTGCCGCTACTCCGACGTCGCCTGGCTGCCCGGCGGCGAGGAGTTCGTGTTCGTGCGGATGGTGGCCGAGGACGAGGTGCCCGAAGGGGAGCAGGCGTTCCACCGCCGGATCTGGCGCCACCGGGTGGGCACGCCCACCACGGACGACGAGTTGATCGACGGTCCCGGGCTCTACGACGAGCACACCTACTACGGCGTGCACGTCTCCCGGGACGGCGGCTGGCTGGTCGTCACCGGCAACATCGGCACGGCCCGCCGCGACAGCGTGTGGATCGCCGAGCTGAGCGGCGCCGAGAAGACACCTCCCCTCACGCCGCTGCTCACCCAGGCCGACGACGTGCAGTGCCACGCGTGGGTCGACCGGGACGGGTTGCTGTACCTGCACACCACCGACGGTGCACCGCGCTGGCGGCTGGCCGTCGCCGACCCGCGCACGCCTGCACGCGAGCACTGGCGCGAGCTGGTGCCCGAGGACCCGGGCTCGGTGTTGCAGGCCGTGCGCCGCCTGGAACGGCCGGACGGGGCGCCGCTGCTCGCGCTCGCCCGCACCCGGCACGCGGTGGCCGAGGTCGCGCTCCACGACGCCGCCGACGGCCGCCTGCACGACACCGTCCCGCTGCCCGGCACCGGCTCGCTCACCGGCTTCTCGGTGGCCGACCGGGACACCCCCGCCGAGGCGGGCCGGCTCTGGCTCGGCTGGACCGACCTGGTCACGCCCCCGGAGGTGCACCGCTTCGACCTCGCCACCGGGGAGACCGTGCGGGAGGAGGCGGCGCCGGGCGCCGTCGACGTGCCCGCCGTGCGCACCGAGCACCGCGAGTTCACCTCGGCCGACGGCACGACCGTGCGGATGTTCGTCATCTGTCCGCCCGACGCGTCCGGCCCCCGGCCCGCCCTCGTCACCGGCTACGGCGGCTTCGGCATCAGCCGCGAGCCCGCCTACACCGCGTCGGCGCTGTCCTGGGTCGAGGCAGGCGGCACGTTCGCGCTGGTGTCCCTGCGCGGCGGCGGCGAGGAGGGCGAGGAGTGGCACCTCGCCGGGAACCGCGCCAACAAGCAGAACGTCTTCGACGACCTGCACGCCGCGGCCACCGCCCTGATCGACGCGGGTGACACCACTGCCGACCGGCTCGCGATCATGGGCGGGTCCAACGGCGGCCTGCTAGTCGGTGCCGCGCTCACCCAGCGCCCCGACCTGTACCGGGCCGTCGTCTGCTCGGCGCCGCTGCTGGACATGGTGCGCTACGAGGAGTTCTCCCTCGGCCGCACGTGGAACGACGAGTACGGCACCGCCGCCGACCCCGAGGAGCTCGGCTGGCTGCTGAACTATTCGCCCTACCACCACGTCCACGAAGATGTGGCGTATCCGGCCGTGCTCTTCACCGTGTTCGACTCCGACACACGGGTCGACCCGCTGCACGCCCGCAAGATGTGCGCCGCGCTGCAGCACGCCACGACCGGCGACCCGCACACCCGTCCGATCCTGATCCGCCGCGAGACCGACGTGGGCCACGGCGCCCGTGCGGTCTCCCGCAGCGTTGCGCTGGCGGTCGACCAGCTGTCCTTCGTCGCCGCACACACCGGTCTGGAGCTGTCGTGA